A section of the Phacochoerus africanus isolate WHEZ1 chromosome 4, ROS_Pafr_v1, whole genome shotgun sequence genome encodes:
- the LOC125124456 gene encoding olfactory receptor 5D18-like, with amino-acid sequence MGLENNVINVMKIRSYKKKCVLCKTIKIAGTIVMEKANQSVGITFILLGFSEYPHLRAPLFLVFLAIYTVSVVGNVGMIAIIRINPKLHTPMYFFLSHLSFLDFCYSSAVTPKLLEVLVVNVETISYMGCMMQFFFGCTFVITEMFMLAVMAYDRFVAVCNPLLYTVAMSPKLCVLLVASTYSWGGLCSLTLTCSLSELSFRGSNIINHFSCEYSAIISASCSDTYFILMLIFIMSIFNEACSLLIILSSYLFIVVTVTKMPFAGGLRKAFSTCASHLSAITIFHGTIFLLYCVPSSKRSFLFIKVASVFYAVVIPMLNPLIYSLRNNDVKEAIRELINAKQLFSHSP; translated from the exons ATGGGGTTAGAAAACAATGTGATCAATGTGATGAAGATAcgaagttataaaaaaaaatgtgttttatgcaAAACAATCAAAATCGCTG GAACCATAGTGATGGAAAAGGCAAATCAGAGTGTTGGAATCACCTTCATCCTCCTGGGCTTCTCCGAATACCCACACCTCCGGGCGCCCCTCTTCTTGGTCTTCTTGGCCATCTACACAGTCTCTGTGGTGGGGAACGTGGGTATGATTGCAATCATCAGAATCAATCCCAagctccacacccccatgtacttttttCTCAGCCATCTCTCCTTTCTTGATTTCTGTTACTCTTCTGCAGTTACACCCAAACTCTTAGAGGTCTTGGTTGTGAACGTAGAGACGATCTCTTACATGGGTTGCATGATGcagtttttctttggctgcacatTTGTCATTACGGAAATGTTCATGTTAgccgtgatggcctatgaccggttTGTGGCTGTTTGTAACCCCCTGCTCTACACAGTTGCTATGTCTCCTAAGCTCTGTGTCCTCCTGGTGGCCTCAACGTACTCGTGGGGTGGGTTATGTTCCTTGACCCTCACATGTTCTCTTTCGGAACTATCCTTCCGCGGGTCAAACATCATAAATCACTTTAGCTGTGAGTATTCCGCCATCatctctgcctcctgctctgaCACTTATTTCATCCTGATGCTGATTTTTATCATGTCCATATTCAATGAGGCCTGTAGCCTCCTGATTATCCTCTCCTCCTACCTTTTCATCGTTGTCACAGTTACCAAAATGCCATTTGCTGGTGGGCTCCGAAAAGCTTTCTCCACCTGTGCCTCCCATCTGTCCGCCATCACCATCTTCCACGGGACCATCTTTCTTCTCTACTGTGTGCCCAGCTCCAAAAGATCATTTCTCTTCATCAAAGTAGCCAGCGTGTTTTACGCAGTGGTGATCCCCATGTTAAACCCCCTTATCTACAGCCTTAGAAATAACGATGTGAAGGAGGCGATCAGAGAGTTAATCAACGCCAAACAGCTGTTTTCTCACTCACCGTAA